A region from the Mucilaginibacter sp. CSA2-8R genome encodes:
- a CDS encoding DUF6624 domain-containing protein, translating to MQILKSYIVAAALLCAGGVQAQVNSFNIDSTKFNRPLKATLDSVYQLDQAPRFKYLEARQKNNNPALVDSLRKAMVEHDHDNLKKCIAILEKYGWQGPQKVGMEGSQALFLVIQHADLPTQKKYLPMIRDAERKGEILSSNLAILEDRINVREGAQQQYGSQAFTDNQTNKLYFYPIANLSQLEERRKRMGLVPMAEYAKLMQMDWNPQQYQKSLPEIEKIIARQKKK from the coding sequence ATGCAAATACTCAAAAGCTATATCGTGGCAGCGGCCCTGCTTTGTGCTGGCGGCGTTCAGGCGCAGGTCAATTCGTTTAACATCGACAGCACAAAATTTAACCGACCGCTTAAGGCAACGTTGGACAGTGTTTACCAGTTAGACCAGGCCCCCCGTTTTAAGTATTTAGAAGCCCGGCAAAAAAACAATAACCCGGCGCTGGTTGATAGCCTACGCAAAGCGATGGTTGAACACGACCATGATAACCTGAAAAAATGCATCGCCATTCTGGAAAAATATGGCTGGCAGGGGCCGCAAAAAGTAGGCATGGAAGGCAGCCAGGCTTTGTTTTTGGTGATACAGCATGCCGACCTGCCCACCCAGAAAAAATATCTGCCCATGATTAGAGACGCCGAACGCAAAGGCGAAATCCTGTCGAGCAACCTGGCCATTCTTGAAGACCGCATCAACGTGCGCGAAGGCGCCCAGCAGCAATACGGCAGCCAGGCTTTTACCGACAATCAAACCAACAAGCTATACTTTTACCCCATTGCCAACTTAAGCCAACTGGAAGAACGCCGCAAACGCATGGGCCTGGTACCCATGGCCGAGTATGCCAAGCTGATGCAGATGGACTGGAACCCGCAGCAATACCAAAAATCATTACCCGAGATTGAAAAAATTATTGCCCGGCAAAAAAAGAAGTGA
- a CDS encoding DUF1349 domain-containing protein, which translates to MKVKLPTAMALLSAGLLGACNNPQHYGTGANADAPHHRVQSARVNGTPCNVSFAGIRFTKSVNGADTLAKITGNRMAFSVGEKKDYFSDPDGKLSNNTAPILLTEVNNKRPFTLISRVTPTFTPAGLYNAGVLYLYVNDNFYQKFCFEQDERGKHRMVTVRTIGTSDDNNHDVVQRPFVYMKLSSDTKTVGSYYSLDKKEWHLVRLYKNDYPAKLWVGLSSQCPVDKGTVSYFDDVSLTQNSVSDFRLGN; encoded by the coding sequence ATGAAAGTAAAACTACCTACTGCCATGGCCTTGCTTAGCGCCGGCTTATTGGGGGCCTGTAATAATCCGCAGCATTATGGCACGGGGGCCAATGCCGATGCGCCGCACCACCGGGTGCAGTCGGCGCGTGTAAACGGCACGCCCTGCAATGTCAGTTTTGCCGGCATCCGGTTTACCAAATCGGTTAACGGTGCCGATACACTAGCCAAAATTACTGGTAACCGTATGGCATTTAGTGTAGGCGAAAAGAAAGATTATTTTTCGGATCCTGACGGCAAGCTGTCAAACAATACCGCGCCCATTTTACTTACCGAGGTTAATAATAAAAGGCCTTTTACGCTCATCTCCAGGGTAACGCCCACCTTTACCCCGGCAGGTTTGTACAACGCTGGTGTACTTTACCTGTACGTAAACGATAACTTTTACCAGAAATTTTGCTTTGAGCAAGATGAACGCGGTAAGCACCGCATGGTTACGGTGCGCACCATCGGCACGTCCGACGATAATAACCACGACGTAGTGCAACGCCCCTTTGTTTACATGAAGCTATCATCAGACACCAAAACCGTAGGCAGCTATTACTCGCTCGATAAGAAGGAATGGCACCTGGTGCGCCTGTACAAAAACGATTATCCCGCCAAGCTATGGGTAGGCCTCAGCTCACAATGCCCGGTAGACAAAGGCACCGTGAGCTACTTTGACGATGTAAGCCTGACGCAAAACAGCGTATCTGATTTTAGGTTGGGGAATTGA
- a CDS encoding GIY-YIG nuclease family protein — protein MLFKQAHVYILTNTYRTTFYIGVTADLHTRMWQHTQGEGSAFVKRHRLNDLVYVEHFERIADAIDREKQLKRWHRDWKLNLIRSVNPTMICLKAELDLI, from the coding sequence ATGCTTTTCAAACAAGCACACGTTTATATCTTGACGAACACCTATCGAACAACCTTTTACATAGGTGTAACTGCCGATTTGCATACGCGAATGTGGCAGCACACACAGGGCGAGGGTTCAGCTTTTGTGAAGCGCCACCGTTTGAATGATTTGGTGTATGTAGAGCACTTTGAACGCATCGCCGATGCCATTGACCGTGAAAAGCAACTCAAACGCTGGCACCGCGATTGGAAGTTAAATTTAATTCGCTCAGTAAATCCTACCATGATATGCTTAAAGGCCGAATTGGACTTGATTTAA